In the genome of Mytilus edulis chromosome 3, xbMytEdul2.2, whole genome shotgun sequence, one region contains:
- the LOC139514396 gene encoding mediator of RNA polymerase II transcription subunit 17-like encodes MTTPVPVCVEAVLESQIQEVRVEGDGQDIQEVYALQLSMSENLAKLANKIDFYKDECEEKGKPTSEGEKESEEEKATTFQPSLWPWDSVRNKLKASLTEMSVLLDVLNIAKRKNYMVLDQVSQPAPDPKTALQLASKKQALTTSANILMNSAERLKKSQAEGTSKHNDFHIELLKLRQNWRLKKVGNTILGDLSYKTAGSRFWQGGTFEVLKTTTSTSTEPEGSATKGGLEVVIPNDLRGVAYIQVEVKSVPEKMDLTSAIMRLPSELGTVHTGTYWQQKLQAAQNVLFCKEIFSQLAREAVQTNSSVPHLVVGNQIITNVFPGIQLSIILCHSTGKDKNKRPPLAPPKLDHNHVLEHSLHQLLRELHYKNIHYPPPHPVTAMIGVSKKRRMAGPLAMCRQDLLEMADNESLLEQVIKQTKHHVLRQKTMGVLDRYAITLSDPQLANHWNCVNSSLESSCRVLITSQGYDLRIWHSFMVHIYVDKIKVITREGRVLILSYEEKELEDFILWQISQHQISVSQNLSRLMGWHMLNTTGALGVSDLESSATASALVMASPNHNKALAIKSGPSTGTKVFIQSCPKENQSRIVTKDEKWSFVGCEFQEVDMNKFEGRNFPSKLETLMAVLTRTAT; translated from the exons ATGACTACTCCAGTTCCAGTTTGTGTTGAAGCAGTTTTAGAAAGTCAAATACAAGAAGTCCGAGTAGAAGGCGATGGACAAGATATTCAAGAGGTTTATGCCCT ACAACTGTCTATGTCAGAGAATTTGGCCAAGTTAGCCAACAAAATAGATTTTTATAAAGATGAATGTGAAGAAAAGGGAAAACCCACATCAGAAGGAGAAAAAGAATCAGAAGAAGAAAAAGCCACAACATTTCAACCATCATTATGGCCATGGGATTCAGTTAGAAATAAACTCAa ggCTTCCCTGACAGAGATGAGTGTCCTGTTAGATGTTTTAAACATTGCCAAGAGAAAGAATTATATGGTGTTAGATCAAGTATCTCAACCAGCCCCAGATCCAAAGACTGCATTACAGTTAGCTTCTAAAAAGCAG gCATTAACCACATCAgcaaatattttaatgaatagtgctgaaagattaaaaaaatcacaGGCAGAAGGTACATCTAAGCATAATGATTTTCACATAGAGCTGCTAAAACTAAGACAAAACTGGAGACTTAAAAAAGTGGGAAATACAATTCTAGGAGATCTAAGTTATAAAACAG CTGGTTCAAGGTTTTGGCAGGGAGGAACCTTTGAAGTTTTAAAGACCACCACTAGTACATCTACAGAACCTGAAGGATCTGCCACTAAGGGAGGTTTAGAGGTTGTTATTCCTAATGATCTGAGGGGTGTGGCATACATACAGGTGGAAGTAAAATCTGTACCAG AGAAAATGGATCTAACAAGTGCCATTATGAGATTACCATCGGAACTTGGTACAGTACACACAGGAACATACTGGCAACAAAAACTACAGGCAGCACAAAATGTTCTCTTTTGTAAAGAAATATTTTCTCAG TTAGCAAGAGAAGCAGTTCAAACAAACTCATCAGTACCACATCTTGTTGTAGGAAACCAAATTATCACTAAT GTGTTTCCAGGAATACAGTTGTCAATAATACTCTGTCACTCAACAGggaaagataaaaacaaaagg CCACCTCTAGCTCCACCTAAACTTGACCATAATCATGTGTTAGAACATTCACTTCATCAACTTCTGAGAGAATTACATTATAAAAACATTCATTATCCACCTCCACATCCAGTCACAGCAATGATTGGTGTTAGTAAGAAACGGAGAATGGCTGGGCCTTTAGCCATGTGTCGACAAGATCTGCTGGAAATGGCAGACAA TGAATCTTTACTGGAACAAGTTATTAAACAGACAAAACATCATGTTTTAAGACAAAA aaccATGGGAGTATTAGATAGATATGCTATAACTTTGTCAGATCCACAGTTAGCTAACCACTGGAATTGTGTCAACTCTAGTCTAGAATCTAGTTGTAGGGTACTCATCACTTCACAGGGCTATGATCTCAG AATATGGCACAGTTTTATGGTACACATTTATGTGGATAAAATCAAAGTTATAACCAGAGAGGGACGAGTATTAATTCTGTCCTATGAAGAAAAAGAATTAGAAGACTTTATTTTGTGGCAA atATCACAGCATCAGATAAGTGTATCACAAAATTTGTCACGTCTAATGGGATGGCATATGTTAAATACTACTGGTGCTCTTGGCGTGTCAGACCTAGAATCATCAGCAACAGCATCAGCACTTGTCATGGCATCACCTAATCATAACAA ggCTCTAGCAATTAAAAGTGGTCCTTCAACTGGAACCAAGGTGTTCATACAGTCTTGTCCTAAAGAAAATCAATCCAGGATTGTGACCAAGGATGAAAAATGGTCATTTGTGGGATGTGAATTTCAGGAAGTTGACATGAATAAATTTGAGGGTCGTAATTTTCCCTCAAAACTAGAAACTTTAATGGCAGTTTTGACAAGGACAgctacatga